In the Paralichthys olivaceus isolate ysfri-2021 chromosome 15, ASM2471397v2, whole genome shotgun sequence genome, one interval contains:
- the LOC109647737 gene encoding rho GTPase-activating protein 7 isoform X3 — protein sequence MLITKIEAKEACDWLRAAGFPQYVQLFKDCRVPVDVECAKRDHRFLDQDALDSLCRRLSTLNKCVEMKLEPRRSKRRGDDCDEKDFCAISPNWTYDRRTRRWRRLDSSVDIVCLTDSPTRHRDLSLSDVSDRHDVCSILSSSSADSDAHDKSRRGPVTMTTTSAATDDQETSRSSSRCSSTNKTPSLDISFSGPPSPVESGGSSSVSLETDGGLPDKPPRKTSTSLLRKMEKLRQRGGTTTLLPSAGDARGSDSGGRTRLVISRPIPDEKRGEGLHYTRLQNRPDSRASSSSPHTSSSSSSQSESSSTVSTPSPVTRVRSNCKRSNSGVGPTRNNQNHMKTESYRNQLNNNGGHDSLIFHIPDGHKPGTFPTSLAHKHASSCPIIDNTSVNWRTGSFHGYRPRNSCRHGTSSLAAGTRGPSSAVGAPRPLAMLDHRLSVYDNVPDEQQLSAGGGSTSESEVSRLLAGEDVFSALDSVLERINNLQQLVSSWSDNLSEDDFQRGSSSSSSSSSSASSSSSSSSSSHTQESPVHSLSAASPCPSSPSHIHLEVKHPEEEEEEEGEQRCEKVQVNGEEPVTRSPQPRSSRVSRRLHWSSEQSLMPSLTSSPGVENQSVSQFLQLQKHSLLKLTALMDKYSPSSKQGWNWTVPKPQRKTKAVEVKGRRVFGAPLLLSVQQTGETLPPSILRALVHLRSKCLDQVGLFRKSGVKSRIQFLRELVESNPDGVSYDGQSAFDVADMVKQYFRDLPEPIFSSKLCESFLHIYQYFPKDQQLLAAQAAMLLLPDENREALMTLLFFLRDVVASVDENQMTPTNIAVCLAPSLFHLNAMKRDATAARSNHRKCSLGLPDQRDLSENLAATQALADMITEARRLFQFPEFWPSRCQSAAAEDVQEEGGGPAGQSGGEEERRNQLQQITQHLLREARERSRGWESHTAPEQVELSFKKVDDGCPLWMWRGSVEVDAPQKELLHRLLRERELWEGKLRQSTVVQTLSKDTEVYRYVLQGQDLVSRPPQEHLLLRTWQADPSSGPLYLSSVSTEHPEVLLEGIRAHVHCCLYMLEPTGARKTRLTHLCRTDTRGRSYEWHSKVSGHLLAAELLAIRDSFRGHFRETKI from the exons ATGTTGATCACAA AGATTGAAGCCAAGGaggcctgtgattggctgcgAGCAGCCGGCTTTCCTCAGTATGTGCAATTATTCAAAG actgCAGGGTCCCCGTCGACGTGGAGTGTGCGAAGCGTGATCACCGCTTCCTGGATCAGGACGCTCTGGACTCGCTCTGCAG gAGATTAAGCACTTTAAACAAATGCGTGGAGATGAAGCTGGAGCCGCGGAGATCAAAACGCAGG GGAGACGACTGTGACGAGAAAGATTTTTGCGCCATCAGCCCAAACTGGACGTACGACAGGCGGACGCGGCGATGGCGACGCCTCGACTCCTCTGTGGACATCGTTTGCTTGACTGACAGCCCGACCCGACACCGAGATTTGTCCCTGAGTGACGTCAGCGACCGCCACGACGTCTGCTCCATCCTCAGCTCCAGCAGCGCCGACAGCGACGCCCACGACAAGAGTCGAAGAGGACCcgttaccatgacaaccacaTCTGCTGCCACGGACGACCAGGAGACCAGCAGGAGCTCCTCCCGCTGCTCGTCCACGAACAAGACCCCGTCCCTGGACATATCTTTCAGTGGACCCCCCTCCCCCGTGGAGAGCGGAGGATCGTCCAGCGTCAGTCTGGAGACGGATGGCGGCCTCCCGGACAAACCGCCGAGGAAGACGAGCACCAGTCTGCTGAGGAAGATGGAGAAACTGAGGCAGAGGGGCGGGACCACCAccctgctgccctctgctggtgacGCTAGAGGAAGCGACAGTGGAGGTCGGACTCGGCTCGTTATCAGCAGACCAATCCCAGACgagaagaggggggaggggcTGCACTACACCAG GCTGCAGAACCGACCCGACAGCCGGGCGTCGTCCTCGTCTCctcacaccagcagcagcagcagcagccaatcagagagcagcagcaccgTCAGCACCCCCAGCCCCGTCACCCGGGTCAGGAGTAACTGCAAACGCTCCAACAGCGGCGTCGGACCAACCCGGAACAACCAGAACCACATGAAAACAGAG AGCTACAGGAACCAGCTGAACAACAACGGCGGCCATGACAGTCTGATCTTCCACATCCCTGACGGACACAAACCCGGGACCTTCCCCACCTCCCTCGCACACAAGCACGCCTCCTCCTGCCCCATCATCGACAATACCTCTGTCAACTGGAGGACCGGCAGCTTCCACGGTTACCGGCCGCGAAACAGCTGCCGTCACGGCACATCGTCACTGGCCGCCGGCACCCGGGGCCCCTCATCTGCCGTTGGGGCCCCCCGCCCGCTCGCCATGTTGGATCACCGGCTGAGCGTCTACGACAACGTGCCCGAtgagcagcagctctctgctggaggaggaagtaCCAGTGAGTCAGAG GTGAGTCGTCTGTTGGCAGGTGAAGACGTCTTCTCGGCTCTGGACAGCGTTTTAGAGCGAATCAACAACCTCCAACAACTCGTCTCCTCGTGGTCGGACAATCTATCTGAGGACGACTTTCAGAgaggctcctcttcttcttcctcctcctcgtcctccgcctcctcctcgtcttcgtcatcctcctcttctcacacCCAGGAATCACCTGTCCACTCCTTGTCAGCCGCCTCCCCCTGCCCGTCCTCCCCGAGCCACATCCACCTGGAGGTGAAGcatccagaggaggaggaggaggaggaaggtgagcaGAGATGTGAGAAGGTTCAGGTGAACGGAGAAGAACCAGTGACGAGATCCCCACAGCCGAGGAGCAG CAGAGTGAGTCGCCGGCTGCACTGGTCCAGCGAGCAGAGTCTGATGCCCTCGCTGACCTCCAGCCCGGGGGTGGAGAACCAGTCCGTCTCCCAGTTCCTCCAACTGCAGAAACACTCGCTGCTCAAACTCACCGCTCTGATGGATAAATACTCCCCGTCCAGCAAACAGGGCTGGAACTG GACTGTTCCTAAACCGCAGAGGAAGACCAAGGCGGTGGAGGTGAAAGGTCGGCGGGTGTTCGgagctcctctgctcctcagcgTCCAGCAGACTGGAGAGACGCTTCCTCCCAGCATCCTCAGAGCGCTGGTCCACCTGAGGAGCAAATGTCTGGACCAG GTGGGTCTTTTCCGGAAGTCGGGGGTGAAGTCTCGTATCCAGTTCCTCCGTGAGCTGGTGGAGTCGAACCCTGACGGCGTTTCCTACGATGGTCAGTCTGCCTTCGACGTGGCCGACATGGTGAAGCAGTATTTCCGAGACCTGCCTGAACCGATCTTCAGCAGCAAACTGTGCGAGTCCTTCCTCCACATTTACCAAT ATTTCCCCAAAGATCAGCAGCTGCTCGCGGCTCAGGCGGCCATGTTGCTGCTTCCTGACGAGAACAGGGAGGCGCTGATGACGCTGCTCTTCTTCCTGCGGGACGTGGTGGCGAGCGTGGACGAGAATCAGATGACACCGACCAACATCGCCGTCTGCCTGGCGCCGTCGCTTTTCCACCTGAACGCCATGAAGAGGGACGCCACCGCAGCCAG GTCGAATCACAGGAAGTGCAGCCTCGGTCTCCCCGATCAACGAGACCTGAGCGAGAACCTGGCCGCCACCCAGGCCCTGGCCGACATGATCACCGAGGCCCGGAGACTCTTCCAG TTTCCAGAGTTCTGGCCCAGTCGGTGTCAAAGTGCTGCCGCAGAGGACGtccaggaggagggagggggccCGGCCGGTCAGagtggaggtgaggaggagagaaggaaccagctgcagcagatcaCCCAGCACCTCCTGAGGGAGGCCAGGGAGAGGAGCCGAGGCTGGGAGAGCCACACAGCTCCGGAGCAGGTGGAGCTCTCCTTCAAGAAG GTGGACGACGGCTGCCCGCTGTGGATGTGGCGAGGCTCCGTGGAGGTGGACGCTCCTCAGAAGGAGCTGCTCCACCGCCTGCTGAGGGAGCGGGAGCTGTGGGAGGGAAAGCTGCGTCAGTCCACCGTCGTCCAGACGTTGTCCAAAGACACTGAAGTCTACCGCTACGTCCTGCAGGGACAGGACCTGGTGTCACGGCCGCCACAGGAGCATCTGCTGCTCAG GACGTGGCAGGCAGACCCGTCCTCCGGGCCTCTGTACCTGTCCTCTGTGTCCACTGAGCACCCTGAGGTGCTGCTGGAGGGGATCAGAGCTCATGTTCACTGCTGCCTCTACATGCTGGAGCCGACCGGAGCCAGAAAGACCCGGCTGACGCACCTCTGTCGGACGGACACCAG GGGTCGCTCTTACGAGTGGCACAGCAAAGTGAGCGGACACCTCCTGGCCGCAGAGCTCCTCGCCATCAGGGACTCGTTCCGAGGACACTTCAGGGAAACAAAGATATGA
- the LOC109647737 gene encoding rho GTPase-activating protein 7 isoform X4 — MLITKIEAKEACDWLRAAGFPQYVQLFKDCRVPVDVECAKRDHRFLDQDALDSLCRRLSTLNKCVEMKLEPRRSKRRGDDCDEKDFCAISPNWTYDRRTRRWRRLDSSVDIVCLTDSPTRHRDLSLSDVSDRHDVCSILSSSSADSDAHDKSRRGPVTMTTTSAATDDQETSRSSSRCSSTNKTPSLDISFSGPPSPVESGGSSSVSLETDGGLPDKPPRKTSTSLLRKMEKLRQRGGTTTLLPSAGDARGSDSGGRTRLVISRPIPDEKRGEGLHYTRLQNRPDSRASSSSPHTSSSSSSQSESSSTVSTPSPVTRVRSNCKRSNSGVGPTRNNQNHMKTESYRNQLNNNGGHDSLIFHIPDGHKPGTFPTSLAHKHASSCPIIDNTSVNWRTGSFHGYRPRNSCRHGTSSLAAGTRGPSSAVGAPRPLAMLDHRLSVYDNVPDEQQLSAGGGSTSESEVSRLLAGEDVFSALDSVLERINNLQQLVSSWSDNLSEDDFQRGSSSSSSSSSSASSSSSSSSSSHTQESPVHSLSAASPCPSSPSHIHLEVKHPEEEEEEEGEQRCEKVQVNGEEPVTRSPQPRSRVSRRLHWSSEQSLMPSLTSSPGVENQSVSQFLQLQKHSLLKLTALMDKYSPSSKQGWNWTVPKPQRKTKAVEVKGRRVFGAPLLLSVQQTGETLPPSILRALVHLRSKCLDQVGLFRKSGVKSRIQFLRELVESNPDGVSYDGQSAFDVADMVKQYFRDLPEPIFSSKLCESFLHIYQYFPKDQQLLAAQAAMLLLPDENREALMTLLFFLRDVVASVDENQMTPTNIAVCLAPSLFHLNAMKRDATAARSNHRKCSLGLPDQRDLSENLAATQALADMITEARRLFQFPEFWPSRCQSAAAEDVQEEGGGPAGQSGGEEERRNQLQQITQHLLREARERSRGWESHTAPEQVELSFKKVDDGCPLWMWRGSVEVDAPQKELLHRLLRERELWEGKLRQSTVVQTLSKDTEVYRYVLQGQDLVSRPPQEHLLLRTWQADPSSGPLYLSSVSTEHPEVLLEGIRAHVHCCLYMLEPTGARKTRLTHLCRTDTRGRSYEWHSKVSGHLLAAELLAIRDSFRGHFRETKI; from the exons ATGTTGATCACAA AGATTGAAGCCAAGGaggcctgtgattggctgcgAGCAGCCGGCTTTCCTCAGTATGTGCAATTATTCAAAG actgCAGGGTCCCCGTCGACGTGGAGTGTGCGAAGCGTGATCACCGCTTCCTGGATCAGGACGCTCTGGACTCGCTCTGCAG gAGATTAAGCACTTTAAACAAATGCGTGGAGATGAAGCTGGAGCCGCGGAGATCAAAACGCAGG GGAGACGACTGTGACGAGAAAGATTTTTGCGCCATCAGCCCAAACTGGACGTACGACAGGCGGACGCGGCGATGGCGACGCCTCGACTCCTCTGTGGACATCGTTTGCTTGACTGACAGCCCGACCCGACACCGAGATTTGTCCCTGAGTGACGTCAGCGACCGCCACGACGTCTGCTCCATCCTCAGCTCCAGCAGCGCCGACAGCGACGCCCACGACAAGAGTCGAAGAGGACCcgttaccatgacaaccacaTCTGCTGCCACGGACGACCAGGAGACCAGCAGGAGCTCCTCCCGCTGCTCGTCCACGAACAAGACCCCGTCCCTGGACATATCTTTCAGTGGACCCCCCTCCCCCGTGGAGAGCGGAGGATCGTCCAGCGTCAGTCTGGAGACGGATGGCGGCCTCCCGGACAAACCGCCGAGGAAGACGAGCACCAGTCTGCTGAGGAAGATGGAGAAACTGAGGCAGAGGGGCGGGACCACCAccctgctgccctctgctggtgacGCTAGAGGAAGCGACAGTGGAGGTCGGACTCGGCTCGTTATCAGCAGACCAATCCCAGACgagaagaggggggaggggcTGCACTACACCAG GCTGCAGAACCGACCCGACAGCCGGGCGTCGTCCTCGTCTCctcacaccagcagcagcagcagcagccaatcagagagcagcagcaccgTCAGCACCCCCAGCCCCGTCACCCGGGTCAGGAGTAACTGCAAACGCTCCAACAGCGGCGTCGGACCAACCCGGAACAACCAGAACCACATGAAAACAGAG AGCTACAGGAACCAGCTGAACAACAACGGCGGCCATGACAGTCTGATCTTCCACATCCCTGACGGACACAAACCCGGGACCTTCCCCACCTCCCTCGCACACAAGCACGCCTCCTCCTGCCCCATCATCGACAATACCTCTGTCAACTGGAGGACCGGCAGCTTCCACGGTTACCGGCCGCGAAACAGCTGCCGTCACGGCACATCGTCACTGGCCGCCGGCACCCGGGGCCCCTCATCTGCCGTTGGGGCCCCCCGCCCGCTCGCCATGTTGGATCACCGGCTGAGCGTCTACGACAACGTGCCCGAtgagcagcagctctctgctggaggaggaagtaCCAGTGAGTCAGAG GTGAGTCGTCTGTTGGCAGGTGAAGACGTCTTCTCGGCTCTGGACAGCGTTTTAGAGCGAATCAACAACCTCCAACAACTCGTCTCCTCGTGGTCGGACAATCTATCTGAGGACGACTTTCAGAgaggctcctcttcttcttcctcctcctcgtcctccgcctcctcctcgtcttcgtcatcctcctcttctcacacCCAGGAATCACCTGTCCACTCCTTGTCAGCCGCCTCCCCCTGCCCGTCCTCCCCGAGCCACATCCACCTGGAGGTGAAGcatccagaggaggaggaggaggaggaaggtgagcaGAGATGTGAGAAGGTTCAGGTGAACGGAGAAGAACCAGTGACGAGATCCCCACAGCCGAGGAGCAG AGTGAGTCGCCGGCTGCACTGGTCCAGCGAGCAGAGTCTGATGCCCTCGCTGACCTCCAGCCCGGGGGTGGAGAACCAGTCCGTCTCCCAGTTCCTCCAACTGCAGAAACACTCGCTGCTCAAACTCACCGCTCTGATGGATAAATACTCCCCGTCCAGCAAACAGGGCTGGAACTG GACTGTTCCTAAACCGCAGAGGAAGACCAAGGCGGTGGAGGTGAAAGGTCGGCGGGTGTTCGgagctcctctgctcctcagcgTCCAGCAGACTGGAGAGACGCTTCCTCCCAGCATCCTCAGAGCGCTGGTCCACCTGAGGAGCAAATGTCTGGACCAG GTGGGTCTTTTCCGGAAGTCGGGGGTGAAGTCTCGTATCCAGTTCCTCCGTGAGCTGGTGGAGTCGAACCCTGACGGCGTTTCCTACGATGGTCAGTCTGCCTTCGACGTGGCCGACATGGTGAAGCAGTATTTCCGAGACCTGCCTGAACCGATCTTCAGCAGCAAACTGTGCGAGTCCTTCCTCCACATTTACCAAT ATTTCCCCAAAGATCAGCAGCTGCTCGCGGCTCAGGCGGCCATGTTGCTGCTTCCTGACGAGAACAGGGAGGCGCTGATGACGCTGCTCTTCTTCCTGCGGGACGTGGTGGCGAGCGTGGACGAGAATCAGATGACACCGACCAACATCGCCGTCTGCCTGGCGCCGTCGCTTTTCCACCTGAACGCCATGAAGAGGGACGCCACCGCAGCCAG GTCGAATCACAGGAAGTGCAGCCTCGGTCTCCCCGATCAACGAGACCTGAGCGAGAACCTGGCCGCCACCCAGGCCCTGGCCGACATGATCACCGAGGCCCGGAGACTCTTCCAG TTTCCAGAGTTCTGGCCCAGTCGGTGTCAAAGTGCTGCCGCAGAGGACGtccaggaggagggagggggccCGGCCGGTCAGagtggaggtgaggaggagagaaggaaccagctgcagcagatcaCCCAGCACCTCCTGAGGGAGGCCAGGGAGAGGAGCCGAGGCTGGGAGAGCCACACAGCTCCGGAGCAGGTGGAGCTCTCCTTCAAGAAG GTGGACGACGGCTGCCCGCTGTGGATGTGGCGAGGCTCCGTGGAGGTGGACGCTCCTCAGAAGGAGCTGCTCCACCGCCTGCTGAGGGAGCGGGAGCTGTGGGAGGGAAAGCTGCGTCAGTCCACCGTCGTCCAGACGTTGTCCAAAGACACTGAAGTCTACCGCTACGTCCTGCAGGGACAGGACCTGGTGTCACGGCCGCCACAGGAGCATCTGCTGCTCAG GACGTGGCAGGCAGACCCGTCCTCCGGGCCTCTGTACCTGTCCTCTGTGTCCACTGAGCACCCTGAGGTGCTGCTGGAGGGGATCAGAGCTCATGTTCACTGCTGCCTCTACATGCTGGAGCCGACCGGAGCCAGAAAGACCCGGCTGACGCACCTCTGTCGGACGGACACCAG GGGTCGCTCTTACGAGTGGCACAGCAAAGTGAGCGGACACCTCCTGGCCGCAGAGCTCCTCGCCATCAGGGACTCGTTCCGAGGACACTTCAGGGAAACAAAGATATGA
- the LOC109647737 gene encoding rho GTPase-activating protein 7 isoform X1, translated as MAVKAPLRRSFSEHVKDSTNKAWDVFWRGVREQRLWEIEAKEACDWLRAAGFPQYVQLFKDCRVPVDVECAKRDHRFLDQDALDSLCRRLSTLNKCVEMKLEPRRSKRRGDDCDEKDFCAISPNWTYDRRTRRWRRLDSSVDIVCLTDSPTRHRDLSLSDVSDRHDVCSILSSSSADSDAHDKSRRGPVTMTTTSAATDDQETSRSSSRCSSTNKTPSLDISFSGPPSPVESGGSSSVSLETDGGLPDKPPRKTSTSLLRKMEKLRQRGGTTTLLPSAGDARGSDSGGRTRLVISRPIPDEKRGEGLHYTRLQNRPDSRASSSSPHTSSSSSSQSESSSTVSTPSPVTRVRSNCKRSNSGVGPTRNNQNHMKTESYRNQLNNNGGHDSLIFHIPDGHKPGTFPTSLAHKHASSCPIIDNTSVNWRTGSFHGYRPRNSCRHGTSSLAAGTRGPSSAVGAPRPLAMLDHRLSVYDNVPDEQQLSAGGGSTSESEVSRLLAGEDVFSALDSVLERINNLQQLVSSWSDNLSEDDFQRGSSSSSSSSSSASSSSSSSSSSHTQESPVHSLSAASPCPSSPSHIHLEVKHPEEEEEEEGEQRCEKVQVNGEEPVTRSPQPRSSRVSRRLHWSSEQSLMPSLTSSPGVENQSVSQFLQLQKHSLLKLTALMDKYSPSSKQGWNWTVPKPQRKTKAVEVKGRRVFGAPLLLSVQQTGETLPPSILRALVHLRSKCLDQVGLFRKSGVKSRIQFLRELVESNPDGVSYDGQSAFDVADMVKQYFRDLPEPIFSSKLCESFLHIYQYFPKDQQLLAAQAAMLLLPDENREALMTLLFFLRDVVASVDENQMTPTNIAVCLAPSLFHLNAMKRDATAARSNHRKCSLGLPDQRDLSENLAATQALADMITEARRLFQFPEFWPSRCQSAAAEDVQEEGGGPAGQSGGEEERRNQLQQITQHLLREARERSRGWESHTAPEQVELSFKKVDDGCPLWMWRGSVEVDAPQKELLHRLLRERELWEGKLRQSTVVQTLSKDTEVYRYVLQGQDLVSRPPQEHLLLRTWQADPSSGPLYLSSVSTEHPEVLLEGIRAHVHCCLYMLEPTGARKTRLTHLCRTDTRGRSYEWHSKVSGHLLAAELLAIRDSFRGHFRETKI; from the exons AGATTGAAGCCAAGGaggcctgtgattggctgcgAGCAGCCGGCTTTCCTCAGTATGTGCAATTATTCAAAG actgCAGGGTCCCCGTCGACGTGGAGTGTGCGAAGCGTGATCACCGCTTCCTGGATCAGGACGCTCTGGACTCGCTCTGCAG gAGATTAAGCACTTTAAACAAATGCGTGGAGATGAAGCTGGAGCCGCGGAGATCAAAACGCAGG GGAGACGACTGTGACGAGAAAGATTTTTGCGCCATCAGCCCAAACTGGACGTACGACAGGCGGACGCGGCGATGGCGACGCCTCGACTCCTCTGTGGACATCGTTTGCTTGACTGACAGCCCGACCCGACACCGAGATTTGTCCCTGAGTGACGTCAGCGACCGCCACGACGTCTGCTCCATCCTCAGCTCCAGCAGCGCCGACAGCGACGCCCACGACAAGAGTCGAAGAGGACCcgttaccatgacaaccacaTCTGCTGCCACGGACGACCAGGAGACCAGCAGGAGCTCCTCCCGCTGCTCGTCCACGAACAAGACCCCGTCCCTGGACATATCTTTCAGTGGACCCCCCTCCCCCGTGGAGAGCGGAGGATCGTCCAGCGTCAGTCTGGAGACGGATGGCGGCCTCCCGGACAAACCGCCGAGGAAGACGAGCACCAGTCTGCTGAGGAAGATGGAGAAACTGAGGCAGAGGGGCGGGACCACCAccctgctgccctctgctggtgacGCTAGAGGAAGCGACAGTGGAGGTCGGACTCGGCTCGTTATCAGCAGACCAATCCCAGACgagaagaggggggaggggcTGCACTACACCAG GCTGCAGAACCGACCCGACAGCCGGGCGTCGTCCTCGTCTCctcacaccagcagcagcagcagcagccaatcagagagcagcagcaccgTCAGCACCCCCAGCCCCGTCACCCGGGTCAGGAGTAACTGCAAACGCTCCAACAGCGGCGTCGGACCAACCCGGAACAACCAGAACCACATGAAAACAGAG AGCTACAGGAACCAGCTGAACAACAACGGCGGCCATGACAGTCTGATCTTCCACATCCCTGACGGACACAAACCCGGGACCTTCCCCACCTCCCTCGCACACAAGCACGCCTCCTCCTGCCCCATCATCGACAATACCTCTGTCAACTGGAGGACCGGCAGCTTCCACGGTTACCGGCCGCGAAACAGCTGCCGTCACGGCACATCGTCACTGGCCGCCGGCACCCGGGGCCCCTCATCTGCCGTTGGGGCCCCCCGCCCGCTCGCCATGTTGGATCACCGGCTGAGCGTCTACGACAACGTGCCCGAtgagcagcagctctctgctggaggaggaagtaCCAGTGAGTCAGAG GTGAGTCGTCTGTTGGCAGGTGAAGACGTCTTCTCGGCTCTGGACAGCGTTTTAGAGCGAATCAACAACCTCCAACAACTCGTCTCCTCGTGGTCGGACAATCTATCTGAGGACGACTTTCAGAgaggctcctcttcttcttcctcctcctcgtcctccgcctcctcctcgtcttcgtcatcctcctcttctcacacCCAGGAATCACCTGTCCACTCCTTGTCAGCCGCCTCCCCCTGCCCGTCCTCCCCGAGCCACATCCACCTGGAGGTGAAGcatccagaggaggaggaggaggaggaaggtgagcaGAGATGTGAGAAGGTTCAGGTGAACGGAGAAGAACCAGTGACGAGATCCCCACAGCCGAGGAGCAG CAGAGTGAGTCGCCGGCTGCACTGGTCCAGCGAGCAGAGTCTGATGCCCTCGCTGACCTCCAGCCCGGGGGTGGAGAACCAGTCCGTCTCCCAGTTCCTCCAACTGCAGAAACACTCGCTGCTCAAACTCACCGCTCTGATGGATAAATACTCCCCGTCCAGCAAACAGGGCTGGAACTG GACTGTTCCTAAACCGCAGAGGAAGACCAAGGCGGTGGAGGTGAAAGGTCGGCGGGTGTTCGgagctcctctgctcctcagcgTCCAGCAGACTGGAGAGACGCTTCCTCCCAGCATCCTCAGAGCGCTGGTCCACCTGAGGAGCAAATGTCTGGACCAG GTGGGTCTTTTCCGGAAGTCGGGGGTGAAGTCTCGTATCCAGTTCCTCCGTGAGCTGGTGGAGTCGAACCCTGACGGCGTTTCCTACGATGGTCAGTCTGCCTTCGACGTGGCCGACATGGTGAAGCAGTATTTCCGAGACCTGCCTGAACCGATCTTCAGCAGCAAACTGTGCGAGTCCTTCCTCCACATTTACCAAT ATTTCCCCAAAGATCAGCAGCTGCTCGCGGCTCAGGCGGCCATGTTGCTGCTTCCTGACGAGAACAGGGAGGCGCTGATGACGCTGCTCTTCTTCCTGCGGGACGTGGTGGCGAGCGTGGACGAGAATCAGATGACACCGACCAACATCGCCGTCTGCCTGGCGCCGTCGCTTTTCCACCTGAACGCCATGAAGAGGGACGCCACCGCAGCCAG GTCGAATCACAGGAAGTGCAGCCTCGGTCTCCCCGATCAACGAGACCTGAGCGAGAACCTGGCCGCCACCCAGGCCCTGGCCGACATGATCACCGAGGCCCGGAGACTCTTCCAG TTTCCAGAGTTCTGGCCCAGTCGGTGTCAAAGTGCTGCCGCAGAGGACGtccaggaggagggagggggccCGGCCGGTCAGagtggaggtgaggaggagagaaggaaccagctgcagcagatcaCCCAGCACCTCCTGAGGGAGGCCAGGGAGAGGAGCCGAGGCTGGGAGAGCCACACAGCTCCGGAGCAGGTGGAGCTCTCCTTCAAGAAG GTGGACGACGGCTGCCCGCTGTGGATGTGGCGAGGCTCCGTGGAGGTGGACGCTCCTCAGAAGGAGCTGCTCCACCGCCTGCTGAGGGAGCGGGAGCTGTGGGAGGGAAAGCTGCGTCAGTCCACCGTCGTCCAGACGTTGTCCAAAGACACTGAAGTCTACCGCTACGTCCTGCAGGGACAGGACCTGGTGTCACGGCCGCCACAGGAGCATCTGCTGCTCAG GACGTGGCAGGCAGACCCGTCCTCCGGGCCTCTGTACCTGTCCTCTGTGTCCACTGAGCACCCTGAGGTGCTGCTGGAGGGGATCAGAGCTCATGTTCACTGCTGCCTCTACATGCTGGAGCCGACCGGAGCCAGAAAGACCCGGCTGACGCACCTCTGTCGGACGGACACCAG GGGTCGCTCTTACGAGTGGCACAGCAAAGTGAGCGGACACCTCCTGGCCGCAGAGCTCCTCGCCATCAGGGACTCGTTCCGAGGACACTTCAGGGAAACAAAGATATGA